In Castanea sativa cultivar Marrone di Chiusa Pesio chromosome 6, ASM4071231v1, a single window of DNA contains:
- the LOC142640470 gene encoding proteasome activator subunit 4-like isoform X2 — protein MHLYNAWLPPHVAEETKKEKESFARVVRTVNELYRPDDPDSVYATLTWIPVIKLFIDAESEVALEDVDTLVKIGLELFHVSQNNLHAQVKWGNILVKLLNKYHKKLSLKVQWRPFYDTLISTHFTRNPGPEGLRLKLRHFETITSLVQSCRRFFPPGSAFDIWSEFRSLVENPWNNSSFEGSGFVRLFLPTNLDNQDFYSCEWIKECINLWDSIPNCQFWNCQWAGVIARTVKNCNFIDWECFLPTLFSRFLNMFEVPVANGCESYPFPLGVPKNTSFLFSNKIVTRMKAIAKSIVYLLKPHGSAQEQLETFINLLEQYYHPSNGGQWTYSLERFLFHLVTQFKKRLKYEQHRRAELYLGRSERTKFVNVVLKLIDRGQYSKDKDLSETVAVATSILSFVEPSLVLPFVASRYYIALETMTATHQLEVAVMSIAYVGRSLLQTSISSSSINSVHLGGGNVFINLLMVSLSNALLGMDANDPPKTLATMQLIGSIFSNLASLDENIDGLLFKQISLSQWLDKFLSRLFSLLLYLEPSSVLNEGLHSPATSGTFLIEYSSYYYCMLEILLGRLSKSLYDQALRKISKFVKTNTLPGAIEEVGLLCSACIHSNREEAVIHLIEPLLLSVINSLEDTPVMGFKEGEISKSSISIKEKPRLSPALETTINYRLKVLSIAISYGGPALLRYKDQFKEAITSSFDSPSWKVNSAGDSLLRSLLKSLTRYYPTDQYKTILSHPDAAALEDWISTKDYTNGEPVMPPKWHIPSDDEVKFANELLDLHLQSALDDLYRICQARIRSGPGDRNEHLKVTLLRIDSSLQGVLSCLPDFNPSSRNGTVEDPDHSPFLIAGATGSSVGSTELREKATEVIHAACKYLLEEKSDDSILLILVIRIMDALGNHGRCWYDDWSGEAWNLESAAIKEPPINFIVSSNYKGKRRPRWFLIDKAYLHSMWRALKSSYNKFCASGNFYPSNHVILLIDDLLKLSLHNYGTVRKLAGKTLLKMIERWPSMISKCVLSLTENLQDSKSSEHVVLGSCAVLASKTVFKHLAMDPKSFCSFIRGILLSSHHESLEAQKAINELFVTYNIHFSGISRSIFRTSDYHIDGTDFANLVSQIVSLGSDSSSLHWRYNLMANRVLLLLAMTSRNYLNSSSAILSDTAGHFLKSLKCQLPQTRILAISALNTLLKESPYKFSAEEKPFFSDDLWGNTKSSLEGALTRIFQEDGFFNETLNSLSLVHIITDTESTSSGGNNANSIFQSLTDKSITRFYFDFSASWPRTPSWISLIDSNSFYSKFARIFKRLVQECGMSVLLALRSTLEEFANAEERSKQCVAAEAFAGILHSDVNGILGAWDSWMMVQLQNIILAQSVESIPEWASCIRYAVSGKGRYGTRVPLLRQKILDCLATPLPPKVTTTIVSKRYAFLSASLIEISPQKMAAGELQLHNKLLEELLGNMCHSSAQVRETIGVTLSVLCSNIRLYALSDNHRSHEGGNNDVNNQLMESWIELLTERASQVLMNIQNASHSVTLETSRDISAPDMQLNGHSQDDVKWMETLFHFIISSLKSGRSSCLLDVIVGLLHPVISLQETLNKDLSALAKSAFELLLWRIFWEPHLQEAVSVILSSANDSNWRTRSATLTYLQTFMHRHTFILSRKEKQKIWRTVEKLLKDIQVEVREHAAAVLAGLMKDGDEDLVRDFRDRAYKDAIALQEKRNQRNMSGGQSVASIHGPVLALTACVLSSPYDMPSWLPEHVILLAGFGGEPSPVKSTVTKAVAEFRRTHADTWDIQKNSFSEDQLEVLVDTSSSSSYFA, from the exons ATGCATCTCTATAATGCTTGGCTTCCACCACATGTGGCTGAGGAAACTAAGAAAGAGAAGGAATCGTTTGCAAGGGTAGTGAGGACTGTCAACGAGTTGTATCGACCTGATGATCCTGATTCTGTTTATGCAACTCTCACATGGATACCTGTCATCAAACT TTTCATAGATGCTGAAAGTGAAGTGGCTTTAGAAGATGTTGACACACTAGTCAAAATTGGGTTAGAATTGTTTCATGTATCACAAAACAACCTTCATGCCCAG GTCAAATGGGGAAATATATTAGTCAAATTACTTAATAAGTATCACAAGAAATTGTCATTGAAAGTTCAGTGGCGGCCTTTCTATGATACTCTGATTAGTACACATTTCACAAG AAATCCAGGTCCAGAAGGGCTGAGATTAAAACTTCGACATTTTGAGACTATTACTTCTCTTGTTCAATCCTGCCGAAGATTCTTCCCACCAGGTTCTGCCTTTGACATATGGTCTGAGTTTAG ATCTTTAGTCGAAAATCCATGGAATAATTCATCCTTTGAAGGATCTGGATTTGTAAGACTATTTCTTCCTACAAATTTGGACAACCAAGATTTCTATTCATG TGAATGGATTAAAGAATGTATAAACCTATGGGACTCAATACCAAATTGCCAGTTTTGGAATTGCCAATGGGCTGGTGTTATAGCTCGTACTGTAAAGAATTGCAACTTTATTGACTGGGAGTGTTTCTTACCTACACTTTTCAGTAGATTCTTAAATATGTTTGAG GTTCCAGTAGCAAATGGATGTGAATCATATCCTTTTCCTCTTGGTGTTCCCAAAAACACAAGTTTCTTGTTCTCCAATAAAATAGTTACCCGAATGAAGGCCATTGCGAAATCAATT GTGTATCTACTAAAACCTCATGGTTCAGCGCAAGAGCAACTTGAGACATTCATCAATCTTTTGGAACA ATATTATCATCCTTCTAATGGTGGTCAGTGGACTTATTCATTGGAGcgttttttgtttcatttggtaACTCAATTCAAGAAGCGCCTAAAATACGAACAACA TAGACGTGCCGAACTGTATCTGGGAAGATCAGAGAGGACTAAATTTGTGAATGTGGTTCTCAAGTTAATTGATCGTGGTCAATATAGCAAGGACAAAGATCTTTCTGAGACAGTTGCTGTTGCAACTTCTATTTTGTCCTTTGTGGAGCCCTCCTTGGTTCTTCCATTTGTGGCATCTCGATATTATATAGCACTGGAAACG ATGACTGCCACCCACCAGTTGGAAGTTGCCGTGATGTCCATAGCATATGTTGGGCGTTCACTACTACAAACGTCCATATCATCTTCCTCAATAAACTCTGTTCATCTTGGTGGCGGGAATGTGTTCATTAATCTTCTGATGGTTTCATTGTCCAATGCATTACTTGGTATGGATGCCAATGATCCTCCAAAAACCTTGGCAACTATGCAATTAATTGGTTCTATATTTTCCAAT TTGGCTTCTTTGGATGAAAATATAGATGGGTTGTTATTCAAGCAAATCAGCCTTTCTCAGTGGCTGGACAAGTTCTTATCTCGCCTATTTTCCTTACTTTTATACTTGGAGCCGAGCAGTGTTCT GAATGAAGGCCTACATTCACCAGCAACTTCAGGAACTTTTCTGATCGAGTACAGTTCTTACTACTATTGCATGCTTGAAATATTGCTTGGGAGACTTTCAAAATCACTGTATGATCAG GCTTTGAGAAAAATTTCCAAGTTTGTCAAAACCAATACCCTTCCTGGGGCAATTGAGGAGGTTGGACTGCTTTGCAGTGCATGCATCCATTCTAACAGAGAAGAAGCGGTTATTCACCTAATTGAGCCACTTTTGTTGTCTGTCATAAACTCCTTAGAAGATACACCAGTTATGGGATTTAAAGAAGGAGAAATTTCCAAATCCTCAATATCAATCAAG GAAAAACCCAGACTTTCTCCAGCTCTTGAAACAACAATTAATTATCGACTGAAAGTATTATCAATTGCCATCAGTTATGGAGGTCCTGCACTTCTACGTTACAAGGATCAATTTAAAGAAGCTATCACTTCTTCTTTTGACTCACCATCTTGGAAG GTCAATAGTGCTGGTGACTCTCTTCTTCGATCACTTCTGAAAAGCCTGACACGCTATTATCCTACGGATCAGTACAA GACCATTTTGTCTCACCCTGATGCTGCTGCACTAGAGGATTGGATCAGCACAAAAGATTATACCAATGGTGAACCAGTGATGCCCCCCAAGTGGCATATTCCAAGTGATGATGAAGTCAAGTTTGCAAATGAACTTTTGGACCTCCATCTCCAATCAGCTTTGGATGATCTTTATAGAATATGCCAAGCTAGAATCCGTTCTGGCCCAG GAGACAGGAATGAGCACTTAAAAGTGACTCTTTTACGCATTGATTCTTCATTGCAAGGTGTTTTGTCTTGCTTGCCTGATTTCAATCCATCCTCCAGGAATGGCACAGTTGAAGATCCAGATCATTCTCCTTTCTTAATAGCTGGAGCAACAGGTTCAAGTGTTGGCAGCACTGAATTACGGGAAAAAGCTACAGAGGTCATACATGCTGCCTGCAa ATACTTATTAGAGGAAAAATCAGATGACAGCATCCTATTGATACTTGTTATTCGTATTATGGATGCTTTAGGAAACCATG GAAGATGTTGGTATGATGATTGGTCTGGGGAGGCTTGGAATTTGGAGTCTGCTGCCATTAAAGAACCTCCgataaattttattgtgtcATCCAATTATAAAGGAAAGAGAAG ACCAAGGTGGTTCCTTATTGATAAGGCATACTTGCACAGTATGTGGAGAGCATTAAAGTCATcctataataaattttgtgcaAGTGGGAATTTCTATCCATCAAACCATGTGATTCTTTTAATTGATGATCTTCTTAAGCTCAGTTTGCATAACTACGGAACTGTTCGCAA ACTAGCTGGAAAAACTCTGTTGAAGATGATCGAGAGATGGCCATCTATGATTTCAAAGTGTGTTCTCTCTCTTACAGAGAACCTACAGGATTCCAAGTCATCTGAACATGTGGTGCTAGGTTCTTGTGCAGTCCTTGCCTCAAAAACAGTTTTCAAGCATTTGGCAATG GATCCAAAATCATTTTGTTCGTTCATCCGTGGGATTCTTTTGAG CTCCCATCATGAGTCACTAGAAGCCCAGAAAGCAATCAATGAG CTTTTTGTCACATACAATATCCACTTCTCTGGGATATCTAGAAGCATTTTCAGGACATCAGATTATCATATAGATGGAACAGATTTTGCTAATTTGGTTTCACAGATTGTTTCCTTGGGTTCTGATTCGAGCAGTTTGCATTGGCG ATATAATCTGATGGCTAATAGAGTTCTGCTCCTCTTGGCTATGACATCTAGGAATTACCTGAATTCCTCTTCAGCAATCCTGAGTGATACTGCTG GTCATTTCTTGAAGAGTTTAAAATGTCAACTTCCTCAAACAAGAATACTTGCAATCTCAGCTCTAAATACACTGTTAAAAGAATCTCCTTACAAATTCTCAGCTGAGGAAAAGCCTTTCTTTTCTGATGATTTATGGGGAAACACTAAATCATCCCTTGAAGGAGCTCTGACTCGAATTTTTCAAGAAGACGGTTTTTTTAATGAGACATTGAATAGTCTCTCTCTTGTTCATATAATCACTGATACTGAAAGCACATCTTCGGGAGGAAATAATGCAAATTCTATTTTTCAGAGCCTAACAGACAAATCCATTACTCGTTTTTACTTTGACTTTTCAGCTTCATGGCCACGTACTCCTAGTTGGATCTCTTTAATAGATAGTAATTccttttattcaaaatttgcacGAATTTTTAAACGGTTAGTGCAGGAATGTGGCATGTCTGTTTTATTGGCACTTAGAAGTACATTGGAGGAGTTTGCAAATGCTGAGGAGAGGTCTAAGCAGTGTGTTGCGGCTGAGGCATTTGCAGGAATATTACATTCTGATGTCAATGGTATTTTAGGAGCATGGGACAGCTGGATGATGGTCCAGTTGCAGAATATCATTTTAGCACAATCAGTTGAGTCTATACCTGAGTGGGCATCTTGTATACGTTATGCTGTTAGTGGAAAGGGAAGATATGGAACAAGAGTTCCTCTTTTGAGGCAAAAAATTCTAGATTGTTTAGCAACACCTTTACCTCCAAAAGTAACTACCACCATAGTTTCCAAGCGCTACGCTTTTCTATCAGCTTCCCTTATAGAAATATCCCCACAGAAAATGGCTGCAGGTGAACTACAACTCCACAATAAACTGCTAGAGGAGCTTCTTGGTAATATGTGCCATTCCTCTGCCCAA GTAAGGGAAACTATAGGTGTCACTCTTTCTGTATTGTGCTCCAACATTCGGCTTTATGCATTGTCTGATAATCATCGTTCACATGAAGGGGGAAACAATGATGTCAATAATCAACTTATGGAAAGTTGGATTGAGCTTTTAACAGAACGAGCTTCTCAAGTGTTAATGAATATTCAAAATGCAAGCCACAGTGTCACTTTGGAGACTTCAAGAGATATAAGTGCTCCAGACATGCAGTTGAATGGTCATTCACAAGATGATGTCAAATGGATGGAAACA CTATTCCATTTTATCATCTCATCTTTGAAGTCTGGAAGATCTTCATGTTTACTAGATGTAATTGTGGGACTTCTTCATCCCGTAATTTCTTTGCAG GAAACATTAAATAAAGATTTGTCAGCATTGGCCAAGTCAGCTTTTGAATTGCTACTATGGAGGATTTTCTGGGAACCCCATCTCCAGGAAGCTGTATCTGTGATTCTTTCTTCAGCTAATGATTCTAACTGGCGAACGAGATCTGCTACGCTGACATATCTGCAAACTTTCATGCATAG gcacactttcattctctcacgtaaagagaaacaaaaaatctGGAGAACTGTTGAGAAGCTACTTAAAGACATCCAAGTGGAG GTAAGAGAGCATGCCGCAGCAGTTCTAGCAGGCTTAATGAAGGATGGGGATGAAGACCTGGTAAGAGATTTCCGTGATAGAGCTTACAAGGATGCAATTGCTCTTCAAGAGAAGAGAAACCAAAG
- the LOC142640470 gene encoding proteasome activator subunit 4-like isoform X1, with amino-acid sequence MHLYNAWLPPHVAEETKKEKESFARVVRTVNELYRPDDPDSVYATLTWIPVIKLFIDAESEVALEDVDTLVKIGLELFHVSQNNLHAQVKWGNILVKLLNKYHKKLSLKVQWRPFYDTLISTHFTRNPGPEGLRLKLRHFETITSLVQSCRRFFPPGSAFDIWSEFRSLVENPWNNSSFEGSGFVRLFLPTNLDNQDFYSCEWIKECINLWDSIPNCQFWNCQWAGVIARTVKNCNFIDWECFLPTLFSRFLNMFEVPVANGCESYPFPLGVPKNTSFLFSNKIVTRMKAIAKSIVYLLKPHGSAQEQLETFINLLEQYYHPSNGGQWTYSLERFLFHLVTQFKKRLKYEQQNPNNSRRAELYLGRSERTKFVNVVLKLIDRGQYSKDKDLSETVAVATSILSFVEPSLVLPFVASRYYIALETMTATHQLEVAVMSIAYVGRSLLQTSISSSSINSVHLGGGNVFINLLMVSLSNALLGMDANDPPKTLATMQLIGSIFSNLASLDENIDGLLFKQISLSQWLDKFLSRLFSLLLYLEPSSVLNEGLHSPATSGTFLIEYSSYYYCMLEILLGRLSKSLYDQALRKISKFVKTNTLPGAIEEVGLLCSACIHSNREEAVIHLIEPLLLSVINSLEDTPVMGFKEGEISKSSISIKEKPRLSPALETTINYRLKVLSIAISYGGPALLRYKDQFKEAITSSFDSPSWKVNSAGDSLLRSLLKSLTRYYPTDQYKTILSHPDAAALEDWISTKDYTNGEPVMPPKWHIPSDDEVKFANELLDLHLQSALDDLYRICQARIRSGPGDRNEHLKVTLLRIDSSLQGVLSCLPDFNPSSRNGTVEDPDHSPFLIAGATGSSVGSTELREKATEVIHAACKYLLEEKSDDSILLILVIRIMDALGNHGRCWYDDWSGEAWNLESAAIKEPPINFIVSSNYKGKRRPRWFLIDKAYLHSMWRALKSSYNKFCASGNFYPSNHVILLIDDLLKLSLHNYGTVRKLAGKTLLKMIERWPSMISKCVLSLTENLQDSKSSEHVVLGSCAVLASKTVFKHLAMDPKSFCSFIRGILLSSHHESLEAQKAINELFVTYNIHFSGISRSIFRTSDYHIDGTDFANLVSQIVSLGSDSSSLHWRYNLMANRVLLLLAMTSRNYLNSSSAILSDTAGHFLKSLKCQLPQTRILAISALNTLLKESPYKFSAEEKPFFSDDLWGNTKSSLEGALTRIFQEDGFFNETLNSLSLVHIITDTESTSSGGNNANSIFQSLTDKSITRFYFDFSASWPRTPSWISLIDSNSFYSKFARIFKRLVQECGMSVLLALRSTLEEFANAEERSKQCVAAEAFAGILHSDVNGILGAWDSWMMVQLQNIILAQSVESIPEWASCIRYAVSGKGRYGTRVPLLRQKILDCLATPLPPKVTTTIVSKRYAFLSASLIEISPQKMAAGELQLHNKLLEELLGNMCHSSAQVRETIGVTLSVLCSNIRLYALSDNHRSHEGGNNDVNNQLMESWIELLTERASQVLMNIQNASHSVTLETSRDISAPDMQLNGHSQDDVKWMETLFHFIISSLKSGRSSCLLDVIVGLLHPVISLQETLNKDLSALAKSAFELLLWRIFWEPHLQEAVSVILSSANDSNWRTRSATLTYLQTFMHRHTFILSRKEKQKIWRTVEKLLKDIQVEVREHAAAVLAGLMKDGDEDLVRDFRDRAYKDAIALQEKRNQRNMSGGQSVASIHGPVLALTACVLSSPYDMPSWLPEHVILLAGFGGEPSPVKSTVTKAVAEFRRTHADTWDIQKNSFSEDQLEVLVDTSSSSSYFA; translated from the exons ATGCATCTCTATAATGCTTGGCTTCCACCACATGTGGCTGAGGAAACTAAGAAAGAGAAGGAATCGTTTGCAAGGGTAGTGAGGACTGTCAACGAGTTGTATCGACCTGATGATCCTGATTCTGTTTATGCAACTCTCACATGGATACCTGTCATCAAACT TTTCATAGATGCTGAAAGTGAAGTGGCTTTAGAAGATGTTGACACACTAGTCAAAATTGGGTTAGAATTGTTTCATGTATCACAAAACAACCTTCATGCCCAG GTCAAATGGGGAAATATATTAGTCAAATTACTTAATAAGTATCACAAGAAATTGTCATTGAAAGTTCAGTGGCGGCCTTTCTATGATACTCTGATTAGTACACATTTCACAAG AAATCCAGGTCCAGAAGGGCTGAGATTAAAACTTCGACATTTTGAGACTATTACTTCTCTTGTTCAATCCTGCCGAAGATTCTTCCCACCAGGTTCTGCCTTTGACATATGGTCTGAGTTTAG ATCTTTAGTCGAAAATCCATGGAATAATTCATCCTTTGAAGGATCTGGATTTGTAAGACTATTTCTTCCTACAAATTTGGACAACCAAGATTTCTATTCATG TGAATGGATTAAAGAATGTATAAACCTATGGGACTCAATACCAAATTGCCAGTTTTGGAATTGCCAATGGGCTGGTGTTATAGCTCGTACTGTAAAGAATTGCAACTTTATTGACTGGGAGTGTTTCTTACCTACACTTTTCAGTAGATTCTTAAATATGTTTGAG GTTCCAGTAGCAAATGGATGTGAATCATATCCTTTTCCTCTTGGTGTTCCCAAAAACACAAGTTTCTTGTTCTCCAATAAAATAGTTACCCGAATGAAGGCCATTGCGAAATCAATT GTGTATCTACTAAAACCTCATGGTTCAGCGCAAGAGCAACTTGAGACATTCATCAATCTTTTGGAACA ATATTATCATCCTTCTAATGGTGGTCAGTGGACTTATTCATTGGAGcgttttttgtttcatttggtaACTCAATTCAAGAAGCGCCTAAAATACGAACAACA GAATCCAAATAACAGTAGACGTGCCGAACTGTATCTGGGAAGATCAGAGAGGACTAAATTTGTGAATGTGGTTCTCAAGTTAATTGATCGTGGTCAATATAGCAAGGACAAAGATCTTTCTGAGACAGTTGCTGTTGCAACTTCTATTTTGTCCTTTGTGGAGCCCTCCTTGGTTCTTCCATTTGTGGCATCTCGATATTATATAGCACTGGAAACG ATGACTGCCACCCACCAGTTGGAAGTTGCCGTGATGTCCATAGCATATGTTGGGCGTTCACTACTACAAACGTCCATATCATCTTCCTCAATAAACTCTGTTCATCTTGGTGGCGGGAATGTGTTCATTAATCTTCTGATGGTTTCATTGTCCAATGCATTACTTGGTATGGATGCCAATGATCCTCCAAAAACCTTGGCAACTATGCAATTAATTGGTTCTATATTTTCCAAT TTGGCTTCTTTGGATGAAAATATAGATGGGTTGTTATTCAAGCAAATCAGCCTTTCTCAGTGGCTGGACAAGTTCTTATCTCGCCTATTTTCCTTACTTTTATACTTGGAGCCGAGCAGTGTTCT GAATGAAGGCCTACATTCACCAGCAACTTCAGGAACTTTTCTGATCGAGTACAGTTCTTACTACTATTGCATGCTTGAAATATTGCTTGGGAGACTTTCAAAATCACTGTATGATCAG GCTTTGAGAAAAATTTCCAAGTTTGTCAAAACCAATACCCTTCCTGGGGCAATTGAGGAGGTTGGACTGCTTTGCAGTGCATGCATCCATTCTAACAGAGAAGAAGCGGTTATTCACCTAATTGAGCCACTTTTGTTGTCTGTCATAAACTCCTTAGAAGATACACCAGTTATGGGATTTAAAGAAGGAGAAATTTCCAAATCCTCAATATCAATCAAG GAAAAACCCAGACTTTCTCCAGCTCTTGAAACAACAATTAATTATCGACTGAAAGTATTATCAATTGCCATCAGTTATGGAGGTCCTGCACTTCTACGTTACAAGGATCAATTTAAAGAAGCTATCACTTCTTCTTTTGACTCACCATCTTGGAAG GTCAATAGTGCTGGTGACTCTCTTCTTCGATCACTTCTGAAAAGCCTGACACGCTATTATCCTACGGATCAGTACAA GACCATTTTGTCTCACCCTGATGCTGCTGCACTAGAGGATTGGATCAGCACAAAAGATTATACCAATGGTGAACCAGTGATGCCCCCCAAGTGGCATATTCCAAGTGATGATGAAGTCAAGTTTGCAAATGAACTTTTGGACCTCCATCTCCAATCAGCTTTGGATGATCTTTATAGAATATGCCAAGCTAGAATCCGTTCTGGCCCAG GAGACAGGAATGAGCACTTAAAAGTGACTCTTTTACGCATTGATTCTTCATTGCAAGGTGTTTTGTCTTGCTTGCCTGATTTCAATCCATCCTCCAGGAATGGCACAGTTGAAGATCCAGATCATTCTCCTTTCTTAATAGCTGGAGCAACAGGTTCAAGTGTTGGCAGCACTGAATTACGGGAAAAAGCTACAGAGGTCATACATGCTGCCTGCAa ATACTTATTAGAGGAAAAATCAGATGACAGCATCCTATTGATACTTGTTATTCGTATTATGGATGCTTTAGGAAACCATG GAAGATGTTGGTATGATGATTGGTCTGGGGAGGCTTGGAATTTGGAGTCTGCTGCCATTAAAGAACCTCCgataaattttattgtgtcATCCAATTATAAAGGAAAGAGAAG ACCAAGGTGGTTCCTTATTGATAAGGCATACTTGCACAGTATGTGGAGAGCATTAAAGTCATcctataataaattttgtgcaAGTGGGAATTTCTATCCATCAAACCATGTGATTCTTTTAATTGATGATCTTCTTAAGCTCAGTTTGCATAACTACGGAACTGTTCGCAA ACTAGCTGGAAAAACTCTGTTGAAGATGATCGAGAGATGGCCATCTATGATTTCAAAGTGTGTTCTCTCTCTTACAGAGAACCTACAGGATTCCAAGTCATCTGAACATGTGGTGCTAGGTTCTTGTGCAGTCCTTGCCTCAAAAACAGTTTTCAAGCATTTGGCAATG GATCCAAAATCATTTTGTTCGTTCATCCGTGGGATTCTTTTGAG CTCCCATCATGAGTCACTAGAAGCCCAGAAAGCAATCAATGAG CTTTTTGTCACATACAATATCCACTTCTCTGGGATATCTAGAAGCATTTTCAGGACATCAGATTATCATATAGATGGAACAGATTTTGCTAATTTGGTTTCACAGATTGTTTCCTTGGGTTCTGATTCGAGCAGTTTGCATTGGCG ATATAATCTGATGGCTAATAGAGTTCTGCTCCTCTTGGCTATGACATCTAGGAATTACCTGAATTCCTCTTCAGCAATCCTGAGTGATACTGCTG GTCATTTCTTGAAGAGTTTAAAATGTCAACTTCCTCAAACAAGAATACTTGCAATCTCAGCTCTAAATACACTGTTAAAAGAATCTCCTTACAAATTCTCAGCTGAGGAAAAGCCTTTCTTTTCTGATGATTTATGGGGAAACACTAAATCATCCCTTGAAGGAGCTCTGACTCGAATTTTTCAAGAAGACGGTTTTTTTAATGAGACATTGAATAGTCTCTCTCTTGTTCATATAATCACTGATACTGAAAGCACATCTTCGGGAGGAAATAATGCAAATTCTATTTTTCAGAGCCTAACAGACAAATCCATTACTCGTTTTTACTTTGACTTTTCAGCTTCATGGCCACGTACTCCTAGTTGGATCTCTTTAATAGATAGTAATTccttttattcaaaatttgcacGAATTTTTAAACGGTTAGTGCAGGAATGTGGCATGTCTGTTTTATTGGCACTTAGAAGTACATTGGAGGAGTTTGCAAATGCTGAGGAGAGGTCTAAGCAGTGTGTTGCGGCTGAGGCATTTGCAGGAATATTACATTCTGATGTCAATGGTATTTTAGGAGCATGGGACAGCTGGATGATGGTCCAGTTGCAGAATATCATTTTAGCACAATCAGTTGAGTCTATACCTGAGTGGGCATCTTGTATACGTTATGCTGTTAGTGGAAAGGGAAGATATGGAACAAGAGTTCCTCTTTTGAGGCAAAAAATTCTAGATTGTTTAGCAACACCTTTACCTCCAAAAGTAACTACCACCATAGTTTCCAAGCGCTACGCTTTTCTATCAGCTTCCCTTATAGAAATATCCCCACAGAAAATGGCTGCAGGTGAACTACAACTCCACAATAAACTGCTAGAGGAGCTTCTTGGTAATATGTGCCATTCCTCTGCCCAA GTAAGGGAAACTATAGGTGTCACTCTTTCTGTATTGTGCTCCAACATTCGGCTTTATGCATTGTCTGATAATCATCGTTCACATGAAGGGGGAAACAATGATGTCAATAATCAACTTATGGAAAGTTGGATTGAGCTTTTAACAGAACGAGCTTCTCAAGTGTTAATGAATATTCAAAATGCAAGCCACAGTGTCACTTTGGAGACTTCAAGAGATATAAGTGCTCCAGACATGCAGTTGAATGGTCATTCACAAGATGATGTCAAATGGATGGAAACA CTATTCCATTTTATCATCTCATCTTTGAAGTCTGGAAGATCTTCATGTTTACTAGATGTAATTGTGGGACTTCTTCATCCCGTAATTTCTTTGCAG GAAACATTAAATAAAGATTTGTCAGCATTGGCCAAGTCAGCTTTTGAATTGCTACTATGGAGGATTTTCTGGGAACCCCATCTCCAGGAAGCTGTATCTGTGATTCTTTCTTCAGCTAATGATTCTAACTGGCGAACGAGATCTGCTACGCTGACATATCTGCAAACTTTCATGCATAG gcacactttcattctctcacgtaaagagaaacaaaaaatctGGAGAACTGTTGAGAAGCTACTTAAAGACATCCAAGTGGAG GTAAGAGAGCATGCCGCAGCAGTTCTAGCAGGCTTAATGAAGGATGGGGATGAAGACCTGGTAAGAGATTTCCGTGATAGAGCTTACAAGGATGCAATTGCTCTTCAAGAGAAGAGAAACCAAAG